A DNA window from Arachis duranensis cultivar V14167 chromosome 3, aradu.V14167.gnm2.J7QH, whole genome shotgun sequence contains the following coding sequences:
- the LOC107481567 gene encoding protein C2-DOMAIN ABA-RELATED 4: MMNDLMGLLRIHIKRGVNLAVRDVNTSDPYCVVRMGKQKLKTRVIKKDVNPEWDEELTLSVQDPSVPFTLTVYDHDTFTKDDPMGDAECDIHPFIEALKMNTEGLPTGTIITRIQPGRQNCLAEESRITLVDGKIVQDIVLRLRHVECGEVELQLQWINIPGSVM; this comes from the coding sequence ATGATGAATGACCTGATGGGGCTTCTTAGGATTCACATCAAGCGTGGTGTGAATCTGGCGGTTCGTGATGTGAATACCAGTGACCCATACTGCGTGGTTAGGATGGGGAAGCAGAAACTCAAGACACGTGTCATAAAAAAGGATGTTAACCCGGAGTGGGATGAAGAGCTTACCCTTTCCGTACAAGATCCCAGCGTTCCGTTCACGCTGACTGTGTATGACCATGACACGTTCACGAAAGACGACCCCATGGGGGATGCCGAGTGTGACATACACCCCTTCATAGAAGCATTGAAGATGAACACTGAAGGCCTCCCAACGGGCACCATAATCACCCGAATACAGCCTGGCAGGCAAAACTGCCTTGCTGAGGAGAGCCGTATTACTCTCGTCGACGGCAAAATTGTCCAAGACATTGTCCTTAGATTGCGACACGTCGAATGTGGTGAGGTTGAACTCCAGTTGCAATGGATAAATATTCCTGGATCTGTCATGTGA